The Bacteroidota bacterium nucleotide sequence TATATCCGGAGCAATGACCCGAATGAAGGGATCTGATTATTCCAATATGTCTTCTTGTTTTTCCGGTTGATCAATCTTTCTGTCAAACCGGCTTATTAATGCCTTTATTACCAGATAAGCGGCAATAATCAATACCGGCCAGCTCAGCAACCAAAGAATTTCCTTCCAATACATCTGTGAATATTTTAAAATAAGCTAATGCCTGATTAATACGTATGTGTCCCTTCATTTATCTCTTTTTCATCGATTTTTCTGTTGTTAACCGATTTCCATGCCCATACAATATATGCCATAACAAAGGGTACAAGTAAGGATACATAACTCATCACTGTGAGGGTATATTTGCTGGATGAGCTGTTGATAATGTTCAGCGAACTCTGTAAATCAAACGTAGACGGATAATAACACGTATTATTAAATCCTGCAATGATGAATAGTGCGAAAACAGCCAGTATGGTTCCTGGTCCTGTAAACCAGATCCCTTTGGTTGAATCCCTGAAAATGGACAGAACGATACCATACATGACAAGAATGACACCTGCCAGGAAAAGAATCAGCACCCAGGGCATTTCGATAAAGTTTGTAAAGTATTTATGTGGGGCCGTGAACACTGCCATCGTATCCGGATCGTAGGCATAACCATTTATAAACATTAACCTTATGGTGAAGAAAAGGAAAAGTACGACAAATGGAATAGCATTGTACAGGAGCTGTTTTTTCCCTTTAATGAAAATGTTCTTATCAGCGATAGCATTCATAAAGTAAAGGATAGCCAATGTTCTTGCCAGGAAGAAAATAGTCAGGCCCAACACCAGGTTTTGAATATTTGTCACTGCTTCCAGTCCACGCCATGGCGTTTCCCACTGAGTGAAATTGTATATGTTTCGCGAAAACATTGCGCCTGTAAAGAATGTACCTACTGCGGTTCCTATTAATATGGTTCCTGCGGCACCGTTGATAAAAAGGAAAAAGTCGTAAGTCCGTCGTTTGAGGATGTTGCCGGGCTTGGACCGGAATTCATAGGCAACTGCTTGAATGACAAAGCAGAAGAGGATGATCATCCATACCCAGAATGCTCCTCCGAAGCTTGTTGAATAGAACAATGGAAAAGAGGCAAAAAAGGCCCCCCCGAAGGTTACCAGCGTGGTGAAAGTAAATTCCCATTTTCGTCCCAGTGCGTTGACAATCATCTTTCGTTCCATATCGTTTTTACCAACCGTATAGATAAGCGTTTGCCCGCCCTGGACGAACATGAGAAACACAAGGAACGACGCCAGCAGGGAGATTATAAACCACCAATATTGTTGTAATCCGAAATATGATAAATGTTCAAACATTAGTCATTCCCTCCATTTTTTGGTCCTGATTTGATTTGTTTTACCATAATGGTGATTTCAGCAATGAGGAGGGTAGTGAATAAAACAGCGAAAAGCCAGAATGTCACCATCACTGATCCTGCATTGATGTGCGATACGGCGACCATAGTCGGCATAAGATCCTGAATAATCCATGGCTGTCGGCCCATTTCCGCAAGGAGCCATCCTGCCTGGCCTGCAAGATAAGCCAACGGTATGGAGATAATGGCAAGCCACAGCCAGAACCTGGACTTCTCAATACTTCCCCGGATCGATTTTACTAAAACCACAAGAAAGAGCACTATGAAAAATATGCCGAGACCGACCATGATGCGGAAGCTGTAAAAGTTTAACGGTACACTTGGGATAAGCTTCCCGGGATCATTTTCGAAATACCCATATCCAAAGTATTTATAATTGGCCTGGAACTTATCAAGGGCTTCACTAGCGCGTGTATCGTCGTTTGTCTTTCGGGCTTCCTTATACTCTGCAAGAGCATCAATGGCTATACGGCCTATTTTAACTTTGTCGGCAACAGGCAGAATACCATGATCAGGATTGCCATTTACCAGGTCGTTAATGCCCGGGACAAAAGCGTTGAAATTTCGATAAGCCATGTAAGAGAGGAGCTTAGGAATTTCGAATCTGTATT carries:
- a CDS encoding cytochrome d ubiquinol oxidase subunit II → MFEHLSYFGLQQYWWFIISLLASFLVFLMFVQGGQTLIYTVGKNDMERKMIVNALGRKWEFTFTTLVTFGGAFFASFPLFYSTSFGGAFWVWMIILFCFVIQAVAYEFRSKPGNILKRRTYDFFLFINGAAGTILIGTAVGTFFTGAMFSRNIYNFTQWETPWRGLEAVTNIQNLVLGLTIFFLARTLAILYFMNAIADKNIFIKGKKQLLYNAIPFVVLFLFFTIRLMFINGYAYDPDTMAVFTAPHKYFTNFIEMPWVLILFLAGVILVMYGIVLSIFRDSTKGIWFTGPGTILAVFALFIIAGFNNTCYYPSTFDLQSSLNIINSSSSKYTLTVMSYVSLLVPFVMAYIVWAWKSVNNRKIDEKEINEGTHTY